From Campylobacter sp. MG1, a single genomic window includes:
- the trmD gene encoding tRNA (guanosine(37)-N1)-methyltransferase TrmD has translation MKFNFISLFPNLIENYFNESILKIAREKELIKLHFDNPRNYSTNKHNKVDDTKISGGAGMLMACQPLFDCLENYKNSHIIFLSPTGKPFKQIDAKRLALKSEITFVCGRYEGIDERVYENYANEVFSIGDFVLTGGELGALCMCDAIARNINGVIKQESLVEESFENYLLEAPSFTKPFIFEYKKNNIFKKFYSISSFVKGNHANISLLKNHLSFCKTKFHRPDLLAKHNNLRKNYEK, from the coding sequence ATGAAATTTAATTTTATAAGTTTATTTCCAAATCTAATTGAAAACTATTTTAATGAAAGCATTTTAAAAATTGCAAGAGAAAAAGAGCTTATAAAACTACATTTTGACAATCCTAGAAATTATTCTACAAACAAACATAATAAAGTAGATGATACGAAAATCAGCGGCGGAGCAGGTATGCTTATGGCTTGCCAGCCTTTATTTGATTGTTTAGAAAATTATAAAAATTCTCATATTATATTTTTAAGCCCTACAGGAAAACCTTTTAAACAAATTGATGCCAAAAGACTTGCTTTAAAAAGCGAAATTACTTTTGTATGCGGAAGATATGAAGGTATTGACGAAAGAGTGTATGAAAATTATGCTAATGAGGTTTTTAGCATAGGTGATTTTGTCCTAACGGGTGGGGAATTAGGAGCTCTTTGTATGTGTGATGCAATTGCTAGAAATATAAATGGAGTAATAAAACAAGAAAGCTTAGTAGAAGAAAGTTTTGAAAATTATTTATTAGAAGCTCCATCTTTTACTAAACCTTTTATATTTGAATATAAAAAAAATAATATTTTTAAGAAATTTTATTCAATTTCAAGTTTTGTTAAGGGTAATCACGCTAATATTAGCCTTTTAAAAAATCATCTATCGTTTTGCAAGACCAAATTCCACCGCCCGGATTTACTTGCTAAGCACAATAATTTAAGGAAAAACTATGAGAAATAA
- the rimM gene encoding ribosome maturation factor RimM (Essential for efficient processing of 16S rRNA) — protein sequence MNNLVYVAKIGKTHGLLGFLKFHNKSDFYEQFKPKAEFFDKNGKKFIIKSFDFSNSLVQFVGYEDVNKAKELVNMELYSNIENTRKNIKLKKDEYFYFDIIGLKVYQDDEFLGSVVDILETGANDLLEIKTSDELVNLGLSKSFYIPFHNNFIISVSDIIKVNNSKSILENS from the coding sequence ATGAATAATCTAGTTTATGTTGCTAAAATTGGTAAAACTCACGGATTACTTGGTTTTTTAAAATTTCATAATAAAAGTGATTTTTACGAACAATTTAAACCTAAAGCTGAATTTTTTGATAAAAATGGTAAAAAATTCATAATTAAATCTTTTGATTTTTCAAATTCTTTAGTGCAATTTGTAGGATATGAAGATGTAAATAAGGCTAAAGAACTTGTAAATATGGAGCTTTACTCTAATATTGAAAATACTAGAAAAAATATTAAGCTTAAAAAAGATGAATATTTTTATTTTGATATTATTGGGTTAAAAGTATATCAAGATGATGAGTTTTTAGGTAGCGTTGTTGATATTTTAGAAACAGGAGCTAATGATTTATTAGAGATAAAAACTAGCGATGAATTAGTAAATTTAGGCTTATCTAAGAGTTTTTATATACCTTTTCACAATAATTTTATAATTTCAGTAAGTGATATTATCAAGGTAAATAATTCTAAAAGTATTTTAGAAAATTCGTAA
- a CDS encoding KH domain-containing protein, which yields MVKEFIFTYAKTIAANPERLEIFVEEKENNLIDIVIMATKIDAGRLIGKSGKIITAIKTIAVNHKNTQKLNYKITVKTFDE from the coding sequence ATGGTAAAAGAATTTATTTTTACATATGCAAAAACAATAGCCGCAAATCCTGAGCGGCTAGAAATTTTTGTAGAAGAAAAAGAAAATAACCTAATAGATATTGTTATTATGGCTACTAAAATAGATGCCGGAAGACTTATTGGAAAATCAGGAAAAATCATAACCGCAATTAAAACAATAGCAGTTAATCACAAAAATACTCAAAAATTAAATTATAAAATCACGGTAAAAACTTTTGATGAATAA
- the rplS gene encoding 50S ribosomal protein L19 yields the protein MRNKYIEQFEAKQIEGKNIPDFRAGDTLKLAIHIKEGDKSRVQNFEGICIARRGQGTGETFMVRKIGANGVGVERIFPIYSDSLESITVVRHGKVRRSRLFYLRRLRGKAARIKELKR from the coding sequence ATGAGAAATAAATATATTGAGCAGTTTGAAGCTAAACAAATTGAAGGAAAAAATATTCCTGATTTTAGAGCTGGCGATACATTAAAACTTGCTATTCATATTAAAGAAGGTGATAAGTCAAGGGTTCAAAATTTTGAAGGTATTTGTATAGCTCGTCGTGGTCAAGGCACAGGTGAAACTTTTATGGTTCGCAAAATTGGTGCAAATGGTGTTGGAGTAGAAAGAATATTCCCAATTTATTCTGATAGTCTAGAAAGTATTACGGTAGTTCGCCATGGTAAAGTAAGACGCTCAAGACTATTCTATCTACGCAGATTACGCGGTAAAGCTGCAAGAATTAAAGAACTTAAACGCTAA
- the rpsP gene encoding 30S ribosomal protein S16, with protein sequence MTVVRLTRMGRKKRPFYRIVVTDSRKRRDGGWIESIGYYNPMSEPETIKFDAERLAYWKSVGAKLSDRVARITK encoded by the coding sequence ATGACAGTTGTAAGACTAACAAGAATGGGTAGAAAAAAGCGTCCTTTTTATCGTATCGTAGTAACAGATAGCAGAAAAAGAAGAGATGGCGGTTGGATTGAGAGTATAGGATATTACAATCCTATGAGCGAGCCTGAAACAATCAAATTTGATGCTGAAAGACTAGCTTACTGGAAAAGCGTAGGCGCTAAATTAAGCGATCGTGTAGCAAGAATTACAAAATAA
- a CDS encoding substrate-binding periplasmic protein, which yields MKQIFIATLLALGLFAQEIYKVGTGYDYPPFDYIENGEIVGFEIDLVRAVAKELGIQVEPVTMPFDGLIAALKVGKIDIISAGMSYTSQRAKNAEFTKSIFDSKNYYLKLKGNDKINSLDDLSNGAIIGAKIGTLQADEITNLKGVKPYLNEEYIVLINSTLNGKIDGFVMEEPVAKSYMKKYPNLEVFATSSIEGMSLAFKKGNTKLRDDFDKTIEKFKQDGTYLKLLEKYNLN from the coding sequence ATGAAACAAATTTTTATAGCTACATTGCTAGCTTTAGGGCTTTTTGCACAAGAGATTTATAAGGTTGGCACAGGATATGATTATCCACCATTTGATTATATAGAAAATGGTGAAATTGTAGGATTTGAGATTGATTTAGTAAGAGCAGTAGCAAAGGAGTTGGGTATTCAGGTTGAGCCTGTTACAATGCCATTTGATGGGCTTATTGCGGCTTTAAAAGTGGGTAAAATTGATATTATTTCAGCAGGTATGAGTTATACTTCACAAAGAGCTAAAAATGCTGAATTTACAAAAAGCATATTTGATAGCAAAAATTATTATTTGAAGTTAAAAGGAAATGATAAAATAAATTCTTTAGATGATTTATCAAATGGTGCAATAATTGGGGCAAAAATAGGCACTCTTCAAGCTGACGAAATAACTAATTTAAAAGGTGTTAAGCCGTATTTAAACGAAGAATATATAGTGCTTATTAATTCTACTTTAAATGGTAAAATTGATGGTTTTGTAATGGAAGAACCAGTCGCTAAAAGTTATATGAAAAAGTATCCAAATTTAGAAGTTTTTGCTACTTCTAGTATTGAAGGAATGAGCCTAGCTTTTAAAAAGGGTAATACAAAATTAAGAGATGATTTTGATAAAACTATTGAGAAATTTAAGCAAGATGGAACTTATTTAAAATTATTAGAAAAATATAATTTAAACTAA
- a CDS encoding GNAT family N-acetyltransferase has product MITIQKASEKDLDLILEFIKKLADYENLSSSVVATKELLKENLFIKQKAYVLIAYYDLKPVGFALYFNNFSTFLGKCGIYLEDLFVDVEYRNKGIGKALIKELAKIAKQNDYERIDWVCLKDNYPSLEVYKKIGANTKDEWLLHRLEKSDINNLLNNK; this is encoded by the coding sequence ATGATTACAATACAAAAAGCTTCAGAAAAAGATTTAGATTTAATCTTAGAATTTATTAAAAAATTAGCTGATTATGAAAACTTATCAAGTAGCGTTGTAGCTACTAAAGAACTTTTAAAAGAAAACTTATTTATAAAACAAAAAGCTTATGTTTTAATAGCTTATTATGATTTAAAGCCTGTTGGATTTGCTTTGTATTTTAATAATTTCTCTACATTTTTAGGAAAATGTGGAATTTACTTAGAAGATTTATTCGTTGATGTTGAATACAGAAATAAAGGAATAGGAAAAGCACTCATAAAAGAGCTAGCTAAAATAGCTAAACAAAATGATTACGAAAGAATTGATTGGGTTTGTCTTAAAGACAACTATCCAAGTCTTGAAGTTTATAAAAAAATAGGAGCTAACACAAAAGATGAATGGCTACTACATAGACTTGAAAAATCAGATATAAACAACCTTTTAAATAATAAATAA
- a CDS encoding transporter substrate-binding domain-containing protein has protein sequence MKQIFIATLLALGLFAQEIYKVGLSPDFPPFEYMENDEIVGFEIDLVREIAKELNIKIEIIPMSFDGLILALKSKKIDIIASGMSYTPKRAKNVEFSNPIIESENHYIKLKSNKKLNSLKDLEKGAILGAQIGTLQADEISNIKGVVPFLNSEYIPLVLSTLNGKIDGFVLEAAVAKSYTKNYDDFEVFAKTPIAGTCIAFQKGNTKLRDDFNNVINKFKNDGTYLKLLQKYNLD, from the coding sequence ATGAAACAAATTTTTATAGCTACATTGCTAGCTTTAGGGCTTTTCGCACAAGAGATTTATAAAGTTGGTTTATCGCCTGATTTCCCACCATTTGAGTATATGGAAAATGATGAAATTGTGGGGTTTGAGATTGATTTAGTAAGAGAAATTGCTAAGGAGTTAAATATAAAAATTGAGATTATTCCAATGTCTTTTGATGGTTTAATACTAGCTTTAAAATCAAAAAAGATTGATATTATTGCATCAGGTATGAGTTACACACCTAAAAGAGCTAAAAATGTTGAGTTTTCAAATCCAATAATAGAAAGTGAAAACCACTATATCAAATTAAAAAGTAATAAAAAGCTAAATTCTTTAAAAGACCTTGAAAAAGGAGCTATTTTAGGCGCACAAATAGGAACTTTGCAAGCTGATGAAATATCTAATATTAAAGGCGTAGTTCCGTTTTTAAATTCTGAATACATTCCACTTGTATTATCTACTTTAAATGGCAAAATTGATGGTTTTGTATTAGAAGCTGCTGTTGCTAAGAGTTATACTAAAAATTATGATGATTTTGAAGTATTCGCAAAAACTCCAATAGCTGGAACTTGCATAGCTTTTCAAAAAGGCAATACTAAATTAAGAGATGATTTTAATAATGTAATTAACAAATTTAAAAACGATGGAACTTATTTAAAATTGTTACAAAAATATAATTTAGACTAA
- a CDS encoding signal recognition particle protein, protein MFELISDSFKQAVNKLKTIDDEKALKNAMETLKKSLLKADVHFKVTKELLVNVENEVKAKGIGQKHFLDAIKNNLTNILTPENKISEFRFSPSGLTSVMMIGLQGGGKTTSTIKLANYLKLRKKKVLVAACDLQRLAAVEQLRQLCEANEIDLFSMDSKDPCEVAKNALNKAKDGLYDVLLVDTAGRLAIDEPLMNELARVKDIINPYESFYVADAMSGQEGVKTAETFNEKIGISGVILSKFDADTKGGVALGIAKLLNLPLKFVGIGEKVGDFESFVPERIVGRIMGEGDLATLMEKTSAVFDEKEAKILSKKIKKGEFNFNDFINQLESVKKLGNLGSLVGMIPGLGGIANKVKDIDLESSKEMIHIKAMISSMTPKERETPSLLNNARKARIAKGAGLSQMEVNRFLKQFENASKIAKKLSKGGMKGLGSMLNQGNFPK, encoded by the coding sequence ATGTTTGAGTTGATTAGTGATTCTTTTAAGCAAGCGGTAAATAAATTAAAAACAATAGATGATGAAAAAGCGTTAAAAAACGCTATGGAAACTCTTAAAAAGTCTTTATTAAAGGCTGATGTTCATTTTAAGGTAACGAAAGAATTATTAGTTAATGTAGAAAATGAAGTAAAAGCAAAAGGAATCGGTCAAAAGCATTTTTTAGATGCAATTAAAAATAACCTTACAAACATACTAACACCAGAAAATAAAATAAGCGAATTTAGATTTTCTCCAAGTGGTTTAACATCTGTAATGATGATAGGCTTACAAGGTGGTGGAAAGACAACTAGCACGATAAAATTAGCAAATTATTTAAAACTTAGAAAGAAAAAAGTTCTAGTAGCAGCGTGTGATTTACAAAGACTTGCTGCGGTAGAGCAATTAAGACAATTATGTGAAGCTAATGAAATTGATTTATTTTCAATGGATAGCAAAGACCCTTGCGAAGTAGCGAAAAATGCTCTTAACAAAGCTAAAGATGGCTTATATGATGTATTATTAGTGGATACTGCAGGTCGTTTAGCGATTGATGAGCCTTTAATGAATGAATTAGCTCGTGTAAAAGATATAATAAATCCTTATGAGAGTTTTTATGTAGCTGATGCTATGAGCGGTCAAGAAGGTGTAAAAACTGCAGAAACATTTAATGAAAAAATAGGCATTAGTGGTGTTATTTTAAGTAAATTTGATGCAGATACTAAAGGCGGGGTTGCTTTAGGTATAGCAAAATTATTAAATCTACCTTTAAAATTCGTAGGTATTGGTGAGAAGGTAGGAGATTTTGAGAGTTTTGTTCCAGAAAGAATTGTTGGTCGTATTATGGGAGAAGGCGATTTAGCAACTTTAATGGAAAAAACTTCAGCAGTTTTTGATGAAAAAGAAGCAAAAATCTTAAGCAAAAAAATCAAAAAAGGTGAATTTAATTTCAATGATTTTATAAACCAACTTGAAAGTGTAAAAAAATTAGGGAATTTAGGTTCATTAGTTGGAATGATACCAGGTCTTGGTGGCATTGCTAATAAAGTAAAAGATATAGATTTAGAAAGTTCTAAAGAAATGATACATATAAAGGCAATGATTAGCTCAATGACACCAAAAGAAAGAGAAACTCCAAGCCTATTAAACAATGCTAGAAAAGCAAGAATTGCAAAAGGTGCAGGTCTATCTCAAATGGAAGTTAATAGATTTTTAAAACAATTTGAAAATGCATCAAAAATCGCTAAAAAACTTTCAAAAGGTGGTATGAAAGGGTTAGGTTCTATGCTAAATCAAGGAAATTTTCCAAAATAA
- the argF gene encoding ornithine carbamoyltransferase: protein MKLTNRDFLTLKDFSKDEILALIKFAKELKEKKKQGITGNHLQGKNIALIFEKPSTRTRCAFVVACNDEKAYPEYLGANDIQLGKKESIQDTARVLSRMFDGIEFRGFNQSDLETLAKYSDVPVWNGLTNEFHPTQILADMLTIYEHFNKLEGLNFAYIGDGRNNMANSLMIGCAKLGLNYINISPKELHPDNELINLCKSFANNSSIKISDNIEDIKGADIIYTDVWCSMGEEEKAKDRINILKPYQVNDELLLKTGKNTIIMHCLPAVKGNEITENVFENNADIIFNQAENRMHTIKAVMIATICDIDI from the coding sequence ATGAAACTAACAAACAGAGATTTTCTGACTTTAAAAGATTTTAGTAAAGATGAAATCCTAGCACTTATTAAATTTGCAAAAGAGCTAAAAGAAAAGAAAAAGCAAGGTATAACAGGCAATCATTTGCAAGGAAAAAATATAGCTTTAATATTTGAAAAACCATCAACTAGAACAAGATGTGCATTTGTAGTAGCTTGTAACGATGAAAAAGCTTATCCTGAATATTTAGGTGCTAACGATATACAATTAGGCAAAAAAGAAAGCATACAAGATACCGCTAGGGTATTAAGTAGAATGTTTGATGGCATTGAGTTTCGCGGCTTTAATCAAAGTGATTTAGAAACCTTAGCAAAATATAGTGATGTTCCTGTTTGGAATGGTTTAACAAACGAATTTCATCCAACTCAAATTCTAGCCGATATGCTAACTATTTACGAGCATTTTAACAAACTAGAAGGGCTTAATTTTGCATATATTGGAGATGGTAGAAACAATATGGCAAATTCTCTTATGATAGGTTGTGCTAAATTAGGATTAAATTATATAAATATTAGCCCTAAAGAACTTCATCCTGATAATGAATTAATAAATCTTTGCAAAAGTTTTGCGAATAACTCAAGTATAAAAATCAGCGATAATATTGAAGATATTAAGGGTGCTGATATTATATATACTGATGTTTGGTGCTCTATGGGAGAAGAAGAAAAAGCAAAAGATAGAATAAATATTTTAAAACCTTATCAAGTAAATGATGAATTGCTTTTAAAAACTGGAAAAAATACAATAATAATGCACTGCTTACCTGCAGTAAAAGGTAATGAAATTACAGAAAATGTATTTGAGAATAATGCTGATATAATTTTTAATCAAGCAGAAAATAGAATGCACACTATAAAAGCTGTTATGATTGCTACTATTTGTGATATAGATATATAA
- a CDS encoding amidohydrolase: protein MKIGFVNAKVFTGKNENDFISEFSIKNSKFCEINNVNRNDCNKIIDLKNACVIPALSDTHTHPTYVSQIIDSLACTKPYVANIPQLIEFLKTSPNYGKENKWIKGWCYDESKLDEKRAPTIKDLDLISSTQPVFILRSCCHSCVCNSKALELANITKDTKEPKGGKIGRFEDGTPNGIMYDLGASMLIRNAMEKESLEDEAKKLVKLGEIYASLGIVNISDMMCYSKPLKAYELYKLAKNMGLKQRVSLYQVYKDAKEFGLFKSLEDIKTNGIKFFVDGTISSQTAFTHKPYKNSDNYGDLVCNINEIKEAIDFAKNNNCQISFHLMGDKAIDIVIDNLTSYENWLKDYPSVRFEHASMLNLKHIEKIKKLKIKIAISTQPIFQYAEYTSYEDALEDDRFNSICALNTLKEHLDLSISSDAPATIHHEPFNLFVSINAAVVRTNPNGKNYNKNEEISVEDAILMLTKNSQNILMLKNCTTIEDGKSADFIVLDNDIFSIDKTKIKDIKVHQTWLKGERIY, encoded by the coding sequence ATGAAAATAGGTTTTGTTAATGCTAAAGTTTTTACAGGTAAAAACGAAAATGATTTTATAAGCGAATTTAGTATAAAAAACTCCAAATTTTGTGAAATCAATAATGTAAATAGAAATGATTGCAATAAAATCATAGATTTAAAAAATGCCTGCGTTATTCCTGCATTAAGCGATACTCACACGCATCCAACATATGTATCACAAATAATAGATAGTCTAGCTTGCACTAAACCTTATGTGGCAAATATTCCACAATTAATAGAATTTTTAAAAACTTCACCAAATTATGGTAAGGAAAATAAATGGATTAAAGGTTGGTGTTATGATGAATCAAAACTAGATGAAAAAAGAGCTCCTACTATAAAAGATTTAGATTTGATAAGCTCAACACAACCAGTTTTTATATTAAGAAGTTGCTGTCATTCTTGCGTTTGCAATTCTAAAGCATTAGAACTAGCAAATATTACAAAAGACACAAAAGAGCCTAAAGGTGGAAAAATAGGCAGATTTGAAGACGGCACTCCTAATGGTATTATGTATGATTTAGGTGCATCTATGTTAATTCGCAATGCAATGGAAAAAGAAAGCTTAGAAGATGAAGCAAAAAAATTAGTAAAATTAGGCGAAATTTATGCAAGTTTAGGAATAGTAAATATTAGTGATATGATGTGTTATTCTAAACCTTTAAAAGCTTATGAATTATATAAATTAGCAAAAAATATGGGTTTAAAACAAAGAGTTAGTTTATATCAAGTTTATAAAGACGCTAAAGAATTTGGCTTATTTAAAAGCCTAGAAGATATTAAAACTAATGGAATTAAATTCTTTGTAGATGGCACTATATCATCACAAACTGCATTTACTCATAAACCTTATAAAAATAGCGACAATTATGGGGATTTAGTATGTAATATTAATGAAATTAAAGAAGCCATTGATTTTGCAAAAAATAATAATTGCCAAATAAGTTTTCATCTAATGGGAGATAAAGCTATAGATATAGTAATTGATAATCTTACAAGCTATGAAAATTGGTTAAAAGATTATCCTAGCGTTAGATTTGAGCATGCTTCTATGCTAAATTTAAAACATATTGAAAAAATAAAAAAGTTAAAAATAAAAATTGCTATAAGCACACAACCAATATTTCAATACGCTGAATATACAAGCTATGAAGATGCGTTAGAAGATGATAGATTTAATTCAATTTGTGCTTTAAACACATTAAAAGAACATTTAGATTTAAGCATTTCAAGTGATGCACCAGCTACAATTCATCACGAGCCTTTTAATTTATTTGTAAGTATTAATGCAGCTGTTGTAAGAACTAATCCTAACGGCAAAAACTATAATAAAAATGAAGAAATATCAGTTGAAGATGCAATTTTAATGCTAACTAAAAACTCACAAAATATCCTAATGCTAAAAAATTGCACAACTATTGAAGATGGTAAAAGTGCTGATTTTATTGTCTTAGATAATGATATTTTTAGTATTGATAAAACAAAAATAAAAGATATAAAAGTTCATCAAACTTGGCTAAAAGGCGAAAGAATTTACTAA